A region of the Chloroflexota bacterium genome:
CTACCGGAACCCTCCGACTATCATCGGCCCCCATTCTGTTTTTCGAACAGGAGCGCGGCTCTATGCCGGGAACACAGTGGGAGCGTACTTCGAAGCCGGGCAGTATGCTACTATGCGGGAATACTGCACTTTCGGTGACTATTGTCGGTTCGATGCTTTCGCCCAGACTGACCCTTACGTGACGGCGGGGAATTACTGTCATCTGCATTACAAGGTCATCATTGCTTCGTTCAACCTGCTGGAAGACTATGTGGTTTTTTACCCCTACTCAGCAGCGGCGGATTCGATTCACCCACCGTGTGGAGAGTGTCGACAAGGCTCTCACATCGAGAAATATGTGGTGGTTGGAGCCCACGCCTTGATTTTTCCCGGCCTGCGCATTGGCGAGGGAGCGGTGATCTGCCATGGGGCGATGGTGAACAAGAGCGTGCCACCAGGTAGAGTGGTCTCAGGTATACCAGCGAAAGATGTGGGGGCAGCAAGGGCACTGGAATGTGACCGGGATATCTATGCCCGCGCTTACCCGTGGCGGATGAACTTGCCGGATTTCCGGCCATAACAGTGATGGGAAGTGATGTAAAGTGCTTGGGTTTGGTCTATGAGTACAGGACCTATGCTGCGGCAACCGCCAAATAAACCGTTGGAACGTTTTAGTGCACTACGCCTGTGGATGCCGGGGCTCATCATAGCGATCGGAGCGCTTGCATTGCGCCTGTGGTACGTGCTGTTTCGCCCGCAGGTGCAGCCTGTGTGGGATGCGGCACTCTACGATGCGACGGCCATGCGCATCGCAGCCATAATCCGCGGCAGTAGCATCACACGAGAAACGTTGGTGGAATTAGATGCAGTGTGGCTGAAAGGACCAATTCACCCGCTCGTCCTGGGATTGGTTTACGCTCTCTTTGGCCATAGTTACACCATCGTGCGCCTCCTACAGGCTCTGCTCGACGCCGGAACATGCTTGGTGCTCTACGCTCTAGGATGTCGGCTGTATGGCAGAAGGGGGGCCGTTTTCGGTGCTTCCCTGGCTGCGATTTACACCCCCTTTGTGCTTGTCACGGGCACGATCATTCAGGAACCGCTTACCTTTTTTCTGCTTGCGGTTGCCGTTTATCTTTTGGTGCGCGCGAGCGAGAGCACGCAGGTGTGGGATTTCCTATGGGCCGGGGTGGCATTGGGTCTCGTGGTGCTCTCGCGCGTAGCGTTGCAGTTCCTGTTCATTGTCTTCTTGCCGGTGGTTGTGTTGGTGTTGTGGCGTAAGGTTACTGCTTTCTGGCGGCATGTGCTGGCTTTTTCGTTGGGCTTGGTGATCCTGTTAGGTCCGTGGATGTTTCTCACTCAGGCTGTGCAAGGCCGGGTCTCCCTCAGTGGCGGTTATGGCTATGGGTTGGTCTTCTATCGCGGACTTTATCTACCGGATGAATGGTGGATTGCCGACGTTATCCCACAGAGCACACAACTGAAGCAGGTGATGGCTGTGCGTGGTCACGTTGAGCCCACGGACGCAGACTATTGGTCGGCTTATTTCTTGACAGTGCAGCAAAATCCGCTACACGCTTTATCGGTGATGGTTGGGCGACTTTACTACTACTGGCAATACCCATTCAATCTCTTCGCCCAGCATGTTGTCATGCCCCGGGGGGTGGATATAGCGATTCACCAATTCGTTGTGATAATGGGCGTATTAGGGGCGTTTTTGGGCTTGGGGGCGCGGCGAGAGCCCCTCTTTCTCATTAGTGTGGTGGTCTATGTTTTAGTGACATTGATGGCTTTCCCACTGGAAATACGCATTGCTATGCCAGCCATGCCATTCTTGTGCGTGCTGGCGGGCGGCGCAGTGGACTTTGTGGTAGCATGCTTGGGCGATCTGTGGCGCGGGGACGTGGATTGTAGGAGACGATTTCTGGATGGTTTGGTTGTGGCGGTAATTGCGTTCGGGCTTTTCTCTTTTCTACCTGTGCCAATTCTCTTGCGTATTGCGCCTGGGCTGGGGCCGGTAGTCGCACGCGGATTGACCATCCTGTTGACAGTTTTTCTGGCTGCTACGTTGGCGCGATTAGGTTATCTTGTTCTGTGGACGCGGTTGCCGCGGCGTCGGGCCTTGTTCATTGCTGGCTTTGGAACGTGCGTGTTCTTAACCCTGTGGCTTTTACATGCACGTGTGGACGGCACGTGGCGGCGGTGGAGCGTGCGCTTGGTTGACAGCGAGGTGCGTTTGCGCCAGCAGATTGCTTTGCCCGAGGAGTTGGGTCCAGTGAAATGGGCGGCGGTTTTCGTGGACATGAATTCTGGGCCGGGACGAAATTATGGCTTAGGTCTGTGGCTAAACGGCAAAGTGCTGGCTTACTGGCCGAACGGTCTGCTCATTGAACAGAGCGGCCCACTGGGCGAGGATTTACAGTATCGCATCCTGTTGGAGCAACAGCGGCGGCTGCTGGAGGAAGTGCCACAGTGGGTAGTGATACCCGTTGAACCCACACGCCTGAAGAGGCTACGGAGTGTGGTGCTAGAACTAGGGTTGGGGCCGGCAGGCAATCCCCGCACCGACTACGTCGAGGTCTACGGCGATTACCGTCTGTGGGAGCCTGTGTTCAACGGCCCGTCCTTCAATGCCCTGGGTGTTACTGAGCGCACATCGTTCTATCGCTACGTGATAGACGGCGAGTATCGGCTGTGGGAAGCCGTTCCGTTTGCTACCGGCTGGCCGCGTAGCGAGTATGTTGTCTCGTCGGGCTCCTTTGTCGATGATTTGTCGCCTGTGGCGGGCCTGCAAACGGGCCAATATCGTATGTTTATTGTTGCCATGGGTGAGGATGACGTGATCAGGGTGTATTGAGGAGTAGGATGAGTGAGTCGATCTCCATAATCATACCGGCTTACAATGATGAAGGCACTGTAGCGGGTGTGGTGGGCGAGGCAGTGGATGTGGCTTCGCACCTGGTGTCAGATTATGAGATATTTGTTATCAACGATGGTAGCCGTGATGATACTGGCAAAGTATTGGAACAACTGAAGTTGACCACGCCCAATTTGCGAGTCGCGCACCACGAAGTGAATCGGGGGTTCGGCGCTACAATTCGCGAACTTTACCTGGGGGCATGTAAGGAATTCGTTTTCTCCTCACCGGGTGACGGACAAATACGCCCCGGCGAACTACGCAAGCTCTGGCCCTATCGCCATGATTACGATCTGATCATCGGCCAGAGGCAGATACGCAATGACCCATGGCAGCGACGTTTCCAATCTTTGGTGTATAATATGCTGATTCGTTTGCTCTACGGAGTCACCATCCGAGATGTGAATAGTGTCAAACTCTTTCGTCGTTCGTTTGTGGCTGGCATAATTCTGGAGTCCACGACGCCTTTCGTGGATGCGGAACTCTGCATCCGCGTGGCGAAACAAGGCGGTCGCCTGGGTGTCATACCAATCGAGCACAAGCCGCGTGAATACGGGCGCGGATCAGGGGGCAAATTCTCCGTTATCTGGGAGACTTTCCGTGATGCTATCATCATGTGGCCACGGCTACACTGACGGTGGGTTTCACCCTCCGTATTCAAGGGATGGAGAACTTTGAGTTTCACTAACTATCTGAAATATGGGAGTCGAATATTCTACAAAAGTGGGGCCACGCCTCTCTACTTCGTCTACTTTGTGACTGATTTTTGCAATGCTCGATGCAAACACTGCCTCCTGGCGGAGCATAATCCGGTGGCGAAGAGCGAAGAGTTGACTATTGATGAGATCGAGAAGGTCTCACGCAGTATGGATGACATGCTGTTCTTTACCCCCACTGGCGGCGAACCCTTTCTGCGACGAGACCTGGCGGAAATCGTGCGCATTTTCCACAAGAACAACCATGCCCTCAACGTTGGCATCCCTACTAACGGTAGTTTGACTACGCGAGTAGTAGAGACTACGAGAGAAATGTTGGATACGATGCCTGATATAGACCTGCACATAGATGTTTCCATTGATGGCATCGGCGAAAAACACGATCAAATCCGCAATTTTCCCGGCCTTTTCGAACGCGCTATACGTACCTATAAAGAGTTGCGCGATCTGGAACGACACTACCACAACTTTAGTACCTGCGTGGAGATCACTGTTTCCTCCTTTAACCAAGACGAGTTACTCGAACTGTATGAGTACCTCAAACGGCAGGTAGGTGTGAATACTGTGTTCACATTGCTCACTCGAGGTGCACCGCGGGATCCCATCGCCAAGGAATTTGATATCCGGCGCTACGAAGAACTGCACGAAGCATTGGAGCGTGACAATAAGGCACTGATCCTCAGTGGCTATTACAAGATGCCCTTTTCAGATGTGCTGAACGCCTATCGCATTGTGCGCCCGCGGATTATTGCCAAAACCGTCCGCGAGCGACGTTTTCAGATACCATGTTATGCTGGGTCTCTGGGCGGGGCCATGTTTAGCAAGGGCCAAGTACTGCCATGCGAGTTACACATTGACATGGAACTCGGCAACGTCCGCGATTACAATTACGATTTCAGGGCGATTTGGCACAGCCCGCAGGCTGATCAGGCAAGGCGCTGGATACGCGACAACAAATGTTTTTGCACTTACGAGTGTTTCCTGACGATTAACATTCTGTTCAATCCGTTGGTTTTGCCAAGCGTTTTTCGCGAGTGGCTAGCGCTTAAGGCTTTTAAGTTGTCTCGACGACTGCAGCCGTCTTCTGTGCAGACCCCTGCACCCTCGACCGCGCGAGAGTGAGGAGATATCAACTATGTATAAGAATCACACTGTATCAGTGGTGCTCCCATGCTATAACGAGGAAGAGGGCGTGCGGGCGGTGTTGTCGGATATGCCATCTGTGGTGGATGAGGTCATTGTTGTGGACAATAACAGTACCGATCGCACGGCAGAGGTGGCTCGGTCGTTGGGTGCACGGGTGATTGAGGAGAAGCGACAGGGCTATGGCGCGGCATACAAAGCAGGGTTTCGGGCCGCAACAGGCGATATCATTGTGACGATGGATGGCGATGGTACCTATCCGCGCAATTTCATCCCTGTGCTCTTGGATGTGATGTTTGCAGAGGATATTGATTTCATCACCTGTGACCGTACCGGTCACAAGATTGGTCAGAAGGGGTTCACACTCCGAGTATTGGGCAATTCGATCCTCAACTTTTTCCTGGCCCTGCTGTTTTTCGTGCGGCTCCGCGATTCACAATCGGGGATGTGGGTCTTTCGGCGGGAGATACTCTCGCTACTCACACTCACAAGCGATGGGATGCCTTTCTCGGAAGAAATCAAGGTGGAGGCATTCACCCATCCTCAGGTAAGGGCGGAGGAGTTGCCAATTTACTACGTCTCGCGCGTGGGTGACAGCAAGTTAAATATGTGGCGCGATGGGTTTAACAACCTCTTCTTCCTATTCAAAAAACGCTGGGAGAGATGGTTCCATGACCGTCGCCCCATTCTTTTCCCGGAAGAGGCAGGCCATTCACAAGAGCATGTGCAAGGAAGTGGAGGGCAATAGTGGAAGACTACGAACGAGCATACATCGGTAAAAGGGTATTGATCACTGGGGGTCTAGGTTTTATTGGCAGCAATCTGGCTATTCGACTGGTCAACATTGGCGCGTTGGTCACTGTTGTGGACTCGCTGATACCGGAGTACGGGGGCAACTTGTACAACATAGCTCCGGTGCGCGATCGGGTGGAGGTCAACATCGCGGATGTGCGTGATGTAAGCAGCATGAACTATCTGGTGCGCTGCCGTGATTACATCTTCAATTTGGCTGGTCAGGTAAGCCACTTAGACAGCATGATAGACCCATATACAGACCTAGAGATCAATTGTCGCGCCCAACTTTCCTTCTTGGAGGCTTGTCGCCATAATAACCCAGACGTGAAGGTGATCTTCGCCAGCACACGTCAAATTTATGGCGTGCCAGATTACCTGCCCGTGGATGAGAGACACCTGCTGCATCCCACGGATGTAAACGGCATCAATAAAATGGCAGGCGAATGGTACCACATTTTGTACAATAACGTCTACGGTGTGCGGACTGTATCACTACGACTGACCAACACCTATGGCCCGCGGTTGCTGATGAAGCATTACCGCCAAGGGTTCGTCGCCAAATTCATCCGGTTCGCCATTGAGAATCGATGCATCGAAATATTCGGCGACGGGCGACAGAGGCGCGACTTCAACTATGTGGACGACGCGGTAGATGCCTTGCTATGCGCCGGGGCCACAGATGCTACAAACGGGCAGATTTATAATTTGGGGAGCACACCACCCTACAGCCTGATCGAATTTGTTGAAATCCTGCGGGAGGTCTGTGGCGAGTTGGGTATCGAGAGGCCCTCGTACAGGCTGGTGCCATTTCCGCCCGACCAGAAGCGCATTGACATTGGTGATTACTTTGCCGACTACAGTAAAATCCACAAAGAATTAGGTTGGGAACCCAAGGTGGATTTAAGGGAAGGGTTGCGGCGTACGGTTCAGTACTATCTGGAACATAAGGAGCATTACTGGGAGGTCGAGCCGGTCAAAGTACCATGCGAGTTGGTGGTGGGGAGGAGCGAGGGGGAGGAGAAATGACCGAGAAGCAGCGCGATCGGGTTATCGTAGTTATGCCTGCCTACAACGCCGCCAAAACGCTGGAACGCACTTACAACGACATCCCAGCAGGTGTGGTGGACAAGGTTATCTTGGTGGATGATGTGAGCCAAGATGAAACGGTAGAGATTGCCCAGCGGTTGGGCCTGAAGGTCATCATCCACATTCAGAACAAAGGCTACGGGGGCAATCAGAAAACCTGTTATATTGAAGCCCTGAAAGATGGCGCTGACATCGTGGTTATGTTGCATCCCGACTACCAGTACGATTCTACCCTCGTGCCCGAACTTATCCGGCCCATTCAGGAGGGCCGAGCTGATATGGTGTTGGGTTCGCGGCTGTTGGGCGGAGGTACTCTGGCTGGTGGAATGCCCATCTGGAAGTATATATCAAACCGCTTCCTGACCATTGTGGAGAACCTGGTTTTGGGGCAGCATCTATCCGAATGTCATACTGGCTTTCGTGCCTATAGTCGCCGGATGCTTGAAACGATTCCCTTCTTGCTCAACAGCGATGACTTCGTCTTTGATACTGAAGTCATTGCTCAGGCGGCGGCATTTGGATTTGCTATCGGTGAGATCGCTGTGCCCACCCGCTACTTTCCCGAGGCGTCTTCGGTGAATTTCGTGAATAGCGTCATCTACGGCACTAAGACGTTACTCACGATGCTCAAGTACCTGTTGACAAAGTGGGGCATCAAGAAGTATCCGCAGTTTACCAAGCGTTTGCCGGAGATTATCAGCCGCTACCACCGCGGCGAGATATTGCGGGGGGACGCACGAGGACAGCCGGCCAAGGGGGCTTAAAACAGGTACTCCCCGCCGAAAGGTGCGGGGAGTACGTTTATTGGATCGCTGAGATATGCAGGCATTGGTTCGCTGGCAAATGGAGCAACACTTTGTTGCGGAGCGCATCTTCTTCGCCATCGTCATGGCCGTCGCTGGCATTTTATTATTTGCGGATCTAGACGACCAGTACCTTTGGCAAGACGAGGCAGAAACAGCCGTGCTTTCCAGGCGTCTGCTGAGTTGTGGGTTGCCACTGGCGAACGACGGACGCAACTTGGTACAGCAAGCGGATGCTCCTTTTGTGGAGTACACGGCGGACT
Encoded here:
- a CDS encoding glycosyltransferase family 39 protein, producing the protein MLRQPPNKPLERFSALRLWMPGLIIAIGALALRLWYVLFRPQVQPVWDAALYDATAMRIAAIIRGSSITRETLVELDAVWLKGPIHPLVLGLVYALFGHSYTIVRLLQALLDAGTCLVLYALGCRLYGRRGAVFGASLAAIYTPFVLVTGTIIQEPLTFFLLAVAVYLLVRASESTQVWDFLWAGVALGLVVLSRVALQFLFIVFLPVVVLVLWRKVTAFWRHVLAFSLGLVILLGPWMFLTQAVQGRVSLSGGYGYGLVFYRGLYLPDEWWIADVIPQSTQLKQVMAVRGHVEPTDADYWSAYFLTVQQNPLHALSVMVGRLYYYWQYPFNLFAQHVVMPRGVDIAIHQFVVIMGVLGAFLGLGARREPLFLISVVVYVLVTLMAFPLEIRIAMPAMPFLCVLAGGAVDFVVACLGDLWRGDVDCRRRFLDGLVVAVIAFGLFSFLPVPILLRIAPGLGPVVARGLTILLTVFLAATLARLGYLVLWTRLPRRRALFIAGFGTCVFLTLWLLHARVDGTWRRWSVRLVDSEVRLRQQIALPEELGPVKWAAVFVDMNSGPGRNYGLGLWLNGKVLAYWPNGLLIEQSGPLGEDLQYRILLEQQRRLLEEVPQWVVIPVEPTRLKRLRSVVLELGLGPAGNPRTDYVEVYGDYRLWEPVFNGPSFNALGVTERTSFYRYVIDGEYRLWEAVPFATGWPRSEYVVSSGSFVDDLSPVAGLQTGQYRMFIVAMGEDDVIRVY
- a CDS encoding glycosyltransferase family 2 protein, encoding MSESISIIIPAYNDEGTVAGVVGEAVDVASHLVSDYEIFVINDGSRDDTGKVLEQLKLTTPNLRVAHHEVNRGFGATIRELYLGACKEFVFSSPGDGQIRPGELRKLWPYRHDYDLIIGQRQIRNDPWQRRFQSLVYNMLIRLLYGVTIRDVNSVKLFRRSFVAGIILESTTPFVDAELCIRVAKQGGRLGVIPIEHKPREYGRGSGGKFSVIWETFRDAIIMWPRLH
- a CDS encoding radical SAM protein, yielding MSFTNYLKYGSRIFYKSGATPLYFVYFVTDFCNARCKHCLLAEHNPVAKSEELTIDEIEKVSRSMDDMLFFTPTGGEPFLRRDLAEIVRIFHKNNHALNVGIPTNGSLTTRVVETTREMLDTMPDIDLHIDVSIDGIGEKHDQIRNFPGLFERAIRTYKELRDLERHYHNFSTCVEITVSSFNQDELLELYEYLKRQVGVNTVFTLLTRGAPRDPIAKEFDIRRYEELHEALERDNKALILSGYYKMPFSDVLNAYRIVRPRIIAKTVRERRFQIPCYAGSLGGAMFSKGQVLPCELHIDMELGNVRDYNYDFRAIWHSPQADQARRWIRDNKCFCTYECFLTINILFNPLVLPSVFREWLALKAFKLSRRLQPSSVQTPAPSTARE
- a CDS encoding glycosyltransferase family 2 protein; protein product: MYKNHTVSVVLPCYNEEEGVRAVLSDMPSVVDEVIVVDNNSTDRTAEVARSLGARVIEEKRQGYGAAYKAGFRAATGDIIVTMDGDGTYPRNFIPVLLDVMFAEDIDFITCDRTGHKIGQKGFTLRVLGNSILNFFLALLFFVRLRDSQSGMWVFRREILSLLTLTSDGMPFSEEIKVEAFTHPQVRAEELPIYYVSRVGDSKLNMWRDGFNNLFFLFKKRWERWFHDRRPILFPEEAGHSQEHVQGSGGQ
- a CDS encoding GDP-mannose 4,6-dehydratase; amino-acid sequence: MEDYERAYIGKRVLITGGLGFIGSNLAIRLVNIGALVTVVDSLIPEYGGNLYNIAPVRDRVEVNIADVRDVSSMNYLVRCRDYIFNLAGQVSHLDSMIDPYTDLEINCRAQLSFLEACRHNNPDVKVIFASTRQIYGVPDYLPVDERHLLHPTDVNGINKMAGEWYHILYNNVYGVRTVSLRLTNTYGPRLLMKHYRQGFVAKFIRFAIENRCIEIFGDGRQRRDFNYVDDAVDALLCAGATDATNGQIYNLGSTPPYSLIEFVEILREVCGELGIERPSYRLVPFPPDQKRIDIGDYFADYSKIHKELGWEPKVDLREGLRRTVQYYLEHKEHYWEVEPVKVPCELVVGRSEGEEK
- a CDS encoding glycosyltransferase family 2 protein; amino-acid sequence: MTEKQRDRVIVVMPAYNAAKTLERTYNDIPAGVVDKVILVDDVSQDETVEIAQRLGLKVIIHIQNKGYGGNQKTCYIEALKDGADIVVMLHPDYQYDSTLVPELIRPIQEGRADMVLGSRLLGGGTLAGGMPIWKYISNRFLTIVENLVLGQHLSECHTGFRAYSRRMLETIPFLLNSDDFVFDTEVIAQAAAFGFAIGEIAVPTRYFPEASSVNFVNSVIYGTKTLLTMLKYLLTKWGIKKYPQFTKRLPEIISRYHRGEILRGDARGQPAKGA